TGGCGACGCGTCCGTCCGGCAAGCTCAATTCCAGTGCCAGCGTGGCACTTTCGGCATTCCTGGATTCAAGCGTGGCGCGGCAATGCAGCGCCTGCCCGACCGGAATGATCGCGGCAAATCTGGCGCTGAAACCGCGGATCGATTCCACCGGCAGCTCTTCGCAAAGCAGGCATCCCAGACGCGCCATGCCGAACATGCCGTGAACGATCACATCGTCGAAGCCGGCCTGGCGCGCGAACGCCGGGTCGAGATGCAGGGGATTGCTGTCACCGGAGGCCGATGCATAGGCCTGCAGCGACTCACGCGAAACGGCGGGGGTTGTCGCTTCGATCAGCACGTCGCCCGGACTCAATTCGCGCAGGGTCTGCAGGGCCGTCATTGCGCGGCTCCGCGCTGGGGGTTTCTAACCAGAACCAGTTGGCGCGAGCATCCGACCAGGCGGCCGTCCTGCCGCTGCATGGCGGCCTCGATCACGATGAACTCCATCGCGCCGTTCTTCTTGTCGTAGATATCGGTCACCGAGCGGCGCACGCTCAGGCGCTCACCGACACGGATCGGTTCGAGATAGTCGAAACTTTGCTCTGCGTGCAGGACCCGCTTGAGTTCGACCCCGAGCGCATCGAGGATGCGGCGCGAGCTGTCATTCTCGCCCTCGATGACTTTCATGAACGTCAACGGTGCCACATCGGGATCCACGCGCGAACGATCGACGCCGATCGCCGAGGCGAAACGTTCGACCCGCTCCCGGCTGACTTCGAACTCGTAGTCGGGCAGCGAGTAGCCGATGAAGCTGCGATCCACGGCCATCAGGCCAGCGCCGTACCGGCATCAGCCAGAAAACGGTCCGCAGCATCGGGCCACGCAAACGCCGCGCCGTGCTGGCCCGCCAGTTCTGCCGCGCTGACCCGCAAGGCGTCCAGGTCGCTCTGCAACAAGAAAGTGTACGGCCCCCCGGTGAAGGCCGGACACAAGCCTTTTTCAACCACAGCCACGTCAGCCAGCGCGGGAATGGAAACCTTGTCGTCTCCCCAACAGCGAGCGGCCTCCAGAGCGATGGCGAGAATTCGGGCGTCCTCATCCAGCGACATCGCCTCGCATCCCGCCTGGACCGCACGCAAGCGAGGCAGCAAGGCCTTGTCGCCCTGCTCTAGCGGGCCGCTGGAATCGAGTAGTCCCTGCTTCTTGGCCGTCTGCCGGTTGAGAAACAAGGTGCGGACCATGTTTCCCGCCACACGGTCGCGGATGAGATCGACAAAAATGTCCATCTCGTGATGCAGCGCCTCGTCGACCGGAAGTGACCAGCCTTCGACGACACAGCGCATGATCGCGCGGTACGCCGGGTAGCGGACACGCTGATAGACACTGATCCCAAGCGTGCCGGAGATCTCGTCATAAGCCCGCTCGGAGCCGAAGTCGAAGGGTGCGGAGTCGAATCTCGCCGTCGGCCGATCCCAGGGCGCAGACGGAGCAGCCAGTGTCCGCGCACGC
The genomic region above belongs to Gammaproteobacteria bacterium and contains:
- a CDS encoding MaoC family dehydratase N-terminal domain-containing protein, whose translation is MAVDRSFIGYSLPDYEFEVSRERVERFASAIGVDRSRVDPDVAPLTFMKVIEGENDSSRRILDALGVELKRVLHAEQSFDYLEPIRVGERLSVRRSVTDIYDKKNGAMEFIVIEAAMQRQDGRLVGCSRQLVLVRNPQRGAAQ
- a CDS encoding MaoC family dehydratase N-terminal domain-containing protein, with translation MTALQTLRELSPGDVLIEATTPAVSRESLQAYASASGDSNPLHLDPAFARQAGFDDVIVHGMFGMARLGCLLCEELPVESIRGFSARFAAIIPVGQALHCRATLESRNAESATLALELSLPDGRVATRGTATIALDVGD
- a CDS encoding enoyl-CoA hydratase/isomerase family protein, which codes for MDSNISVSLEPGGVLLARIDMPGRAMNVFSMDMMDSLESIIVRAESDPEVRGVVLSSGKSTFLVGADLNMIRVFTERAKTGTFEQLHDLCGRLGRLFRRIETSRKPYVAAINGLALGGGLEVCLACHSRIAANDENVGLGLPEIKLGLLPGAGGTQRLPRLIGARKGLECLLHGQSLSRDEALSLGLVDELVPAAELIAAALERARTLAAPSAPWDRPTARFDSAPFDFGSERAYDEISGTLGISVYQRVRYPAYRAIMRCVVEGWSLPVDEALHHEMDIFVDLIRDRVAGNMVRTLFLNRQTAKKQGLLDSSGPLEQGDKALLPRLRAVQAGCEAMSLDEDARILAIALEAARCWGDDKVSIPALADVAVVEKGLCPAFTGGPYTFLLQSDLDALRVSAAELAGQHGAAFAWPDAADRFLADAGTALA